The following proteins come from a genomic window of Nostoc sp. KVJ3:
- a CDS encoding alpha/beta fold hydrolase has protein sequence MPHNFLLIWLVQLLSIAVIGGGSYILYEWYEGELVGTFYLVAGLIMVLWTFGGRFISLPLLRRPGADEPKFMRSKTVQRLPRPDGSVLQVEFFGPEDGQPIILSHGWGPNSTVWYYAKRQLSDRFRIIVWDLPGLGKSSKPKNNDHSIEKYARDLEAVIAIAGDKPVILVGHSMGGMINLTFCRLFPEQLGSRVAGLILVDTTYTNPVKTCIFSNLVRKLQKPLLEPILYLTIVLWPIFWLMTWLSYFNGSLYITVELSGFTGTETRGQLSFAGLLSALGSPGVLARGTLAMFNFDETDTLATINVPVLVVCGDSDIATKPVASDRMKAELPYSQRVTLKPGGHMALMEQNQQFTEAISTFCADCSNSSVSL, from the coding sequence ATGCCTCATAATTTTCTGCTTATATGGCTGGTTCAACTGCTGTCGATTGCGGTAATTGGCGGGGGGAGCTACATTCTCTATGAGTGGTACGAAGGAGAACTTGTAGGAACATTTTACTTAGTGGCTGGGCTAATAATGGTTCTGTGGACTTTTGGCGGTCGTTTTATCAGTTTGCCACTGCTGCGCCGTCCTGGAGCCGATGAACCTAAGTTTATGCGTAGCAAAACTGTGCAGCGCTTGCCACGTCCAGATGGAAGCGTGTTGCAAGTAGAGTTTTTTGGGCCTGAAGATGGTCAACCAATTATCTTGTCACACGGTTGGGGGCCAAACAGTACTGTATGGTATTATGCCAAGCGACAATTGAGTGATCGCTTCCGAATAATAGTTTGGGATCTACCAGGGTTAGGAAAATCCTCAAAACCGAAAAATAACGACCACTCTATAGAAAAATATGCCCGTGACTTAGAAGCTGTTATCGCCATAGCAGGGGATAAACCTGTTATTTTGGTAGGACACAGCATGGGTGGGATGATTAACCTCACATTTTGTAGGCTGTTTCCAGAGCAATTAGGGAGTCGGGTAGCTGGCTTAATTCTTGTGGATACTACTTACACCAATCCGGTAAAAACCTGTATCTTTAGCAATTTGGTACGTAAATTGCAGAAACCCCTACTCGAACCTATTTTGTACCTAACTATCGTGCTGTGGCCGATTTTTTGGTTGATGACTTGGCTCTCGTATTTCAATGGTTCGCTGTACATCACCGTCGAACTATCTGGATTTACGGGTACTGAAACACGGGGTCAACTAAGTTTTGCAGGTTTATTATCAGCATTGGGTTCGCCTGGTGTTCTGGCTCGTGGCACACTGGCAATGTTCAACTTTGATGAAACAGACACACTTGCAACTATTAACGTACCTGTGTTGGTTGTTTGTGGTGATTCAGATATAGCAACTAAACCTGTGGCGAGCGATCGCATGAAAGCAGAATTGCCTTACTCTCAAAGAGTCACCCTAAAACCAGGTGGACACATGGCATTGATGGAACAAAACCAACAGTTTACCGAAGCAATCAGCACATTTTGCGCTGACTGCTCAAACTCAAGTGTTTCTCTTTAA
- a CDS encoding non-ribosomal peptide synthetase, with the protein MNTVEFLTYLRSLDIQVFIDGEKFRANAPDGIITPELRAEIQERKAEIIEFLEASNRTNNQSFRPLAPISRSGNLPLSFAQQRLWFLDQLIPNNPFYNIPLALHLTGSLKLAVLEQTFNEIVQRHEALRTTIVVQTGQPIQVINPTLTIPLPIIDLRELPQAEREIQARQLTTQEAQRPFNLSTDSLLQVKLLWLDETEYILLLTMHHIVSDGWSIGVLIQEIAALYTAFASNQPSPLPKLTIQYADFAYWQRQWLQGEVLEKQLSYWQKQLDGISILNLPTDRPRLAVQTYQGARQPLQLSKSLSKALLALGQQEGTTLFITLLTAFQVLLYRYTQQEDIAIGSPIANRNRSEIEGLIGFFVNSLVLRTDLSGNPTFRELLSRVKEVALGAYSHQDLPFEKLVEELHPERNLNQNPLFQVVFALQNAPMTALELPSLTLRALPFETETTRFDLEFHLWEPNTQNGLWADSSEGISGFVIYSTDLFDDATITRMLGHFQILLEGIVANPEDRIAHLPLLSESELHQLLVEWNNTQANYPQDKCIHQLIESIAEQNCEATALVLGDEQLSYKELNIRSNQLAHYLKKLGVKTEVLVGLCVERSFDMVIGMLGILKAGGAYVPLDPSYPSERLNFMLEDAQVSVLLTHERWLERLKNYNSQIICLDKDWEIISQEIKDNPTSKVTVNNLAYVIYTSGSTGKPKGVKIEHRGLLNLVFWHQKAFAVSPIDRATQISGVAFDACGWEIWPYLSTGASIYFVDDEIRRSPDYLRDWLVSKAITISFIPTPLAEKVLLLDFPQNAALRILLTGGDKLNQYPLAYSDFQVFNNYGPTENTVVTTSGYISVKNKDNLTPVIGRAIANTKLYILDNHLQPVPIGVPGELYISGDGLARGYLNHPDLTAESFIYHSFANKLKARLYKTGDLVRYRVDGNIEFLGRLNNQVKIRGYRIELGEIEGVLSQHPAVQQTVVITSEDEQEKRLVAYIVPKTEYSNEQENLQLMQLQNEQVLQWQMLYNETYNQSTASDPTFNFVGWNSSYTNQPIPAQQMREWVDNQVEQILALQPKRVLEIGCGTGLILFRIAPHCTQYWGTDFSSVSLNCIQQQLQKQEIPQVTLYQQMATNFEKVETAAFDTVILNSVVQYFPTIDYLISVLEGAVQTTAPGGFIFIGDVRSLPLLQAFHASVQLYQAEPSLTCLELQQRIQRQIFQETELVIDPDFFTAIKQRFPQINHVQIQLMRGKYHNELTEFRYNVILHISAEIVSNPRNDSVLNWSENNLTVSAVCQLLIENKPEILSIVNIPNARLMSAIKTAELLSDLESFKTVDQIRKALQELENFGVDPEDFYALNVPYSVDITWSHSSTEGHYDVVFVRQDEIGKRTIFPHSTTLSRPWQSYGNNPLQTKAARKLVPQLQTYIAQKLPEYMMPSGFVVLESLPLTANGKVNHRALRAFHNGIKPQLPENYIAPRTPVEQVLVKIFVEVLGLKSVGIYDNFFKLGGHSLLATVLVSRVRDTLHVELPLRSVFEASTIAELSQVVESFKENNAQSQAPVLVPLSRESRRIKLSSLNEQSKG; encoded by the coding sequence TTGAATACGGTTGAGTTTTTAACTTATCTTCGCAGCTTAGATATTCAAGTTTTTATTGATGGTGAAAAGTTTCGCGCTAACGCCCCTGATGGAATTATTACACCAGAATTGCGTGCAGAAATTCAAGAGCGGAAAGCAGAAATTATTGAATTTTTAGAAGCATCTAATCGTACTAATAACCAGAGTTTTAGACCTCTCGCACCTATTTCGCGCTCAGGAAATCTTCCCCTCTCCTTTGCTCAACAACGGCTGTGGTTTCTTGACCAATTAATTCCTAATAATCCTTTCTATAACATTCCACTAGCACTACATTTAACAGGTTCGCTGAAATTAGCCGTGCTAGAGCAAACTTTTAACGAAATCGTGCAACGACATGAAGCTTTACGCACCACTATTGTCGTACAGACAGGGCAACCAATTCAGGTAATTAATCCTACCCTAACAATACCTTTACCAATAATAGATTTACGGGAACTACCACAAGCCGAACGAGAAATACAAGCACGACAACTCACTACCCAAGAAGCTCAACGTCCTTTCAATTTATCAACTGATTCGTTGCTGCAAGTAAAACTGCTGTGGTTGGATGAGACAGAATACATCCTACTGCTGACTATGCACCACATTGTTTCCGATGGTTGGTCTATTGGGGTGCTGATTCAAGAGATAGCAGCACTCTACACAGCCTTTGCTAGCAATCAGCCTTCTCCTCTACCGAAACTTACAATCCAATATGCAGACTTCGCATACTGGCAACGCCAATGGTTGCAAGGAGAAGTATTAGAAAAGCAACTGAGTTATTGGCAGAAGCAATTAGACGGCATTTCTATATTAAATCTGCCAACCGACAGACCAAGACTAGCTGTTCAAACTTATCAGGGTGCAAGACAACCTCTGCAATTATCAAAAAGTTTGAGCAAAGCACTTTTAGCTCTCGGACAACAAGAAGGGACAACTTTATTCATAACCCTGCTGACAGCATTTCAAGTTTTACTTTACCGCTACACACAACAAGAAGATATTGCTATTGGTTCACCTATTGCCAATCGCAATCGTAGTGAAATTGAGGGATTAATTGGTTTTTTTGTCAATAGCTTAGTACTGCGTACCGATCTATCAGGAAACCCAACTTTTCGGGAATTATTGAGTCGAGTTAAAGAGGTAGCTTTAGGAGCATACAGCCATCAAGATTTACCTTTTGAAAAGCTGGTAGAAGAACTGCATCCAGAGCGTAATTTGAATCAAAATCCACTCTTTCAAGTTGTTTTTGCGCTCCAAAATGCGCCGATGACAGCGTTGGAGTTACCTAGTTTAACTTTAAGAGCGCTACCGTTTGAAACGGAAACAACACGCTTTGATTTAGAGTTCCACTTGTGGGAACCAAATACCCAAAATGGCTTATGGGCAGATAGCTCAGAAGGAATTAGTGGTTTTGTAATTTACAGCACTGATTTATTTGATGATGCTACGATCACCAGGATGCTAGGACACTTCCAAATATTACTGGAGGGTATAGTTGCAAATCCAGAAGACCGAATTGCACATTTACCACTTTTAAGCGAATCTGAGCTACATCAATTGTTAGTTGAATGGAACAATACCCAGGCAAATTATCCTCAAGATAAGTGTATTCATCAGTTAATTGAGAGCATAGCAGAGCAGAATTGTGAGGCAACTGCACTAGTCCTTGGCGATGAGCAACTTAGCTATAAAGAGTTAAATATACGCAGTAATCAACTTGCACATTATCTAAAAAAGTTAGGAGTTAAAACCGAAGTCTTAGTAGGACTTTGTGTAGAACGCTCTTTTGATATGGTAATCGGGATGTTGGGCATATTGAAAGCAGGTGGAGCTTATGTACCTTTAGATCCAAGCTATCCATCTGAACGTTTAAACTTTATGCTTGAAGATGCTCAAGTATCAGTTCTATTAACTCATGAGCGATGGCTTGAACGCCTAAAAAACTATAATTCGCAAATAATCTGTTTAGATAAAGATTGGGAGATTATTTCTCAAGAAATTAAAGATAATCCTACTAGTAAAGTTACAGTAAATAACCTCGCTTATGTCATTTATACATCTGGCTCAACTGGAAAACCTAAAGGGGTTAAAATTGAACATAGAGGATTGTTAAATTTAGTATTTTGGCATCAAAAAGCGTTTGCAGTTTCACCCATTGACCGAGCAACGCAGATTTCTGGAGTTGCCTTTGACGCTTGCGGTTGGGAAATTTGGCCTTATCTGAGTACTGGAGCAAGCATTTATTTTGTAGATGATGAAATCAGGCGATCGCCTGACTATCTCCGAGATTGGCTAGTATCAAAAGCGATAACAATTTCTTTCATCCCAACACCTTTAGCCGAGAAAGTTTTATTATTAGATTTTCCTCAGAACGCAGCTTTACGAATATTGCTCACAGGTGGAGACAAACTAAATCAATATCCTTTAGCTTACTCCGATTTTCAAGTATTTAATAATTATGGCCCAACTGAGAACACAGTTGTTACAACTTCGGGATATATTTCTGTTAAGAATAAAGATAATTTAACACCTGTAATTGGTCGTGCGATCGCCAATACAAAACTTTATATATTAGATAACCATTTACAACCAGTACCTATTGGCGTTCCCGGAGAGTTGTACATAAGTGGTGATGGGTTAGCACGAGGTTATTTAAACCATCCTGACTTAACTGCTGAATCCTTCATTTATCATTCTTTTGCTAATAAGTTAAAAGCGCGACTTTATAAAACAGGTGATTTAGTTCGCTATCGAGTAGATGGCAACATTGAATTTTTAGGTCGCCTCAACAATCAGGTAAAAATTCGTGGCTATCGTATTGAGTTGGGAGAAATTGAAGGGGTACTGAGTCAGCATCCAGCAGTGCAGCAAACTGTAGTAATAACTAGTGAGGATGAACAGGAAAAGCGCCTAGTAGCTTATATAGTACCAAAAACTGAATACAGTAACGAACAGGAGAATTTGCAATTAATGCAATTGCAGAATGAGCAGGTTTTGCAATGGCAGATGCTGTATAACGAAACTTATAATCAATCTACTGCTTCAGATCCTACATTCAATTTTGTCGGCTGGAATAGTAGTTACACAAATCAGCCTATTCCAGCACAGCAGATGCGTGAGTGGGTGGATAACCAAGTCGAGCAGATTTTGGCTTTGCAACCCAAACGAGTGTTAGAAATTGGTTGTGGGACAGGTTTGATTCTATTTAGAATTGCACCTCACTGCACTCAATATTGGGGGACAGACTTTTCCTCAGTTTCACTTAACTGCATTCAGCAACAGCTACAAAAACAAGAAATACCGCAGGTAACACTGTATCAGCAAATGGCTACTAACTTCGAGAAAGTAGAAACAGCAGCTTTCGATACAGTAATTCTGAACTCGGTTGTACAATATTTTCCTACTATTGATTATCTGATTAGTGTATTAGAAGGTGCTGTGCAGACAACTGCTCCAGGTGGCTTTATCTTCATAGGGGATGTGCGTAGTTTGCCACTCTTGCAAGCTTTCCATGCGTCAGTCCAACTGTATCAAGCTGAACCTTCCCTTACCTGCTTGGAGTTACAACAACGGATACAAAGACAAATATTTCAAGAAACAGAGTTAGTTATTGATCCAGATTTTTTTACTGCAATCAAACAACGCTTTCCGCAAATTAATCATGTACAAATCCAACTGATGCGGGGTAAATATCACAATGAGTTAACTGAGTTTCGTTACAATGTTATTCTTCATATAAGTGCCGAAATTGTTAGTAATCCTAGAAATGATTCAGTGCTGAACTGGTCTGAAAATAATCTAACAGTCTCAGCAGTGTGCCAGTTATTAATTGAGAATAAACCAGAAATATTAAGCATTGTCAATATACCTAATGCGCGGCTGATGTCAGCAATTAAAACAGCAGAATTGCTATCAGACTTAGAAAGTTTTAAAACTGTAGATCAAATACGTAAAGCTTTGCAAGAACTAGAAAATTTCGGAGTAGATCCAGAAGATTTCTATGCGCTCAACGTACCTTACAGTGTTGATATTACCTGGTCACATTCAAGTACTGAAGGACATTATGATGTAGTTTTTGTACGGCAAGATGAAATAGGTAAAAGAACTATTTTTCCTCATAGCACAACTCTCTCTCGCCCCTGGCAATCTTACGGCAATAATCCCCTACAAACCAAAGCAGCGCGTAAGTTAGTGCCGCAGTTGCAGACTTACATAGCACAAAAACTGCCTGAGTACATGATGCCATCAGGTTTTGTAGTATTGGAGTCTTTACCTCTAACAGCTAATGGTAAAGTCAATCACCGCGCCTTAAGAGCATTCCATAATGGAATCAAGCCCCAATTGCCTGAAAATTACATCGCACCTCGAACTCCTGTTGAACAAGTGCTGGTGAAAATTTTTGTTGAGGTTTTGGGACTTAAGAGCGTAGGAATTTATGATAATTTCTTTAAATTAGGGGGTCATTCATTACTGGCAACTGTGCTTGTCTCTAGAGTGCGCGATACCTTACACGTGGAGTTACCTTTGCGTAGCGTATTTGAGGCATCGACAATTGCAGAATTATCTCAGGTGGTGGAAAGCTTTAAAGAAAACAATGCTCAAAGTCAAGCCCCAGTTTTAGTACCACTATCGCGTGAAAGTCGGCGGATTAAGTTATCTTCCTTAAACGAACAGAGCAAGGGCTGA
- a CDS encoding SRPBCC family protein: MNQRIKVEKTVTINKPAEELYRFWHNFENLPSFTKHIKDVKVYNDKQSHWITSAPLGKSVEWDANIVEDRENQLISWTSVEGADIANSGSVHFTPALNDRGTEVKVVTEYNPPGGLIGDAIAKLFGESPEQQLGDDLHRFKMLMETGEIATTEGQPKGKG; encoded by the coding sequence ATGAATCAACGCATTAAGGTTGAAAAAACTGTCACGATCAACAAGCCAGCAGAAGAACTTTACCGCTTTTGGCATAACTTTGAGAACTTGCCCAGTTTTACAAAGCATATCAAAGACGTGAAAGTATATAACGACAAGCAATCGCACTGGATAACTAGCGCACCGTTAGGCAAAAGTGTTGAATGGGATGCAAATATTGTTGAAGATCGTGAAAACCAATTGATTAGTTGGACTTCAGTTGAAGGCGCAGATATTGCAAACTCTGGTTCTGTCCACTTCACGCCAGCACTGAACGATCGCGGTACTGAGGTGAAAGTCGTCACTGAATACAATCCACCTGGTGGATTGATCGGAGATGCGATCGCCAAACTCTTTGGTGAATCACCCGAACAGCAGCTAGGAGATGATTTACACCGCTTCAAAATGCTGATGGAAACGGGCGAGATTGCGACAACAGAAGGTCAACCAAAGGGGAAAGGTTAA
- a CDS encoding zinc-dependent alcohol dehydrogenase: MKAVCWQGTNKVEVETVPDPKIINPRDAIVKITSTAICGSDLHLYNGYNPAMKPGDILGHEFMGEIVELGSAFKNGNIHNKGKDLAIGDRVVVPFTISCGSCFFCNRDLWSLCDNSNPNAWMAEKMMGHSPSGLFGYSHLTGGYAGGQAEYARVPFADVGLFKIPDGLADEQVLFFTDIFPTGYMAAENCDIEPGDTVAIWGCGPVGQFAIRSAFMLGAGRVIAIDRVPERLQMAKDGGAEILNYEEIEVGEALKEMTGGMGPDSVMDAVGMEAHGMGLEGFYDKAMQAVRLETDRPNVLRQAIVACRKGGTVSVPGVYTGFVDKIPMGAFMNKGLTMKTGQTHVHRYLERLLDRVQNGDIDPSFVITHRLPLEQAPHGYEIFKDKKDNCIKIVLKPGQAA; the protein is encoded by the coding sequence ATGAAAGCAGTTTGTTGGCAAGGTACTAATAAGGTTGAGGTTGAAACCGTACCCGATCCTAAAATCATTAATCCGCGTGATGCGATTGTGAAAATCACGTCAACGGCGATCTGTGGTTCTGATTTACATTTGTATAACGGTTACAACCCGGCGATGAAACCAGGCGACATCTTGGGACATGAATTCATGGGAGAGATCGTTGAACTAGGGAGTGCTTTTAAAAATGGAAATATCCATAACAAAGGCAAAGACCTTGCCATCGGCGATCGCGTCGTTGTCCCCTTTACGATTTCCTGCGGCTCGTGTTTCTTCTGCAATCGGGATTTGTGGTCGCTGTGCGATAACTCCAACCCGAATGCTTGGATGGCAGAAAAAATGATGGGTCATTCCCCATCAGGTCTTTTCGGTTACTCCCATTTGACGGGAGGTTACGCAGGAGGTCAAGCGGAATATGCCCGTGTTCCCTTTGCCGATGTCGGGTTATTCAAGATTCCCGATGGACTGGCAGATGAACAAGTCCTGTTTTTCACTGATATTTTCCCTACTGGTTATATGGCAGCCGAAAATTGTGACATTGAACCAGGAGATACGGTGGCAATTTGGGGTTGTGGCCCAGTTGGGCAGTTTGCCATTAGAAGTGCCTTCATGCTGGGTGCTGGACGTGTGATTGCCATTGATCGCGTTCCCGAAAGGCTCCAGATGGCAAAAGATGGGGGAGCAGAAATTTTGAACTACGAAGAAATCGAGGTGGGTGAAGCCCTCAAAGAAATGACTGGGGGAATGGGGCCCGATTCCGTCATGGATGCGGTAGGAATGGAAGCTCACGGTATGGGTTTGGAAGGCTTCTATGACAAAGCGATGCAAGCGGTGCGACTGGAAACCGATCGCCCCAATGTATTGCGTCAAGCGATCGTTGCCTGTCGTAAAGGCGGCACGGTTTCGGTTCCCGGTGTTTACACAGGCTTTGTAGACAAGATACCAATGGGTGCTTTTATGAACAAAGGCTTAACCATGAAAACAGGACAGACGCACGTACATCGATATTTAGAAAGGCTACTCGATCGCGTTCAAAACGGCGATATTGATCCCTCGTTTGTAATTACCCACCGTTTGCCGCTAGAGCAAGCTCCCCACGGCTACGAAATCTTCAAAGACAAGAAAGACAATTGCATCAAGATTGTCCTCAAACCAGGTCAGGCTGCATAA
- a CDS encoding acyl-CoA dehydrogenase family protein, translating to MADYCLNNATAIDCNTAFPKQEFELIAKAGLLTAPLAKELGGWGAGIDANVTYELLMLLKQIGHGNLAVARIYEGHINALQLIQTFGSIEQITSCAYDARDHQKIFGVWNAEASDGVKIIPCENGRYRLEGSKTFCTGTGYVERPFVNGVLPEGGWQMCIVPMDEVTTVSDPAWWQPSGMRATASYKVDFSGVELEQSYLIGQPGDYYRQPWLSVGVIRFAAVQLGGAEALFNLTRQYLQKLEYTNDPYQQERLGRMAIAIESGNLWLRGAADQVAAYAPVFGGDPTVLHPQANQLVAYANMVRTAIEQICIDVMHLCQRSVGTRGLLPPNPMERIIRDLTLYLRQPAFDAALANVGQYVLHESNPASMLWNDE from the coding sequence ATTGCGGATTATTGTTTAAACAATGCCACTGCAATAGATTGCAATACTGCTTTTCCTAAGCAAGAGTTTGAGCTAATTGCTAAGGCTGGGTTATTGACTGCACCATTGGCGAAAGAATTAGGCGGATGGGGTGCAGGAATTGATGCTAATGTTACCTACGAGCTTTTAATGCTATTAAAGCAGATAGGGCATGGCAATCTGGCAGTTGCGCGAATTTATGAAGGACATATCAATGCCCTACAACTGATTCAGACTTTTGGTTCTATAGAACAAATCACAAGCTGCGCCTATGATGCCCGCGATCACCAGAAAATATTTGGCGTTTGGAATGCTGAAGCCTCTGATGGTGTGAAGATAATTCCTTGTGAAAATGGGCGTTATCGCCTGGAAGGTTCTAAAACATTTTGTACTGGTACTGGCTATGTTGAACGTCCTTTCGTGAATGGAGTGTTGCCAGAAGGCGGTTGGCAAATGTGCATTGTGCCAATGGACGAAGTGACAACAGTTAGCGATCCCGCTTGGTGGCAACCTTCTGGGATGCGAGCTACTGCTAGTTACAAAGTGGATTTTAGCGGTGTCGAGTTGGAGCAGAGTTATTTAATCGGCCAGCCAGGAGATTACTATCGACAGCCTTGGTTATCTGTTGGGGTGATTCGGTTTGCTGCTGTACAACTAGGTGGGGCAGAAGCACTGTTTAACCTGACTCGTCAGTATCTGCAAAAGTTGGAATATACAAACGATCCATATCAACAGGAACGGCTTGGCAGAATGGCGATCGCCATTGAAAGTGGTAATCTCTGGCTGCGGGGAGCTGCGGATCAAGTAGCAGCCTATGCGCCAGTGTTTGGTGGCGATCCCACTGTTCTCCACCCGCAAGCAAACCAACTCGTCGCCTATGCAAACATGGTCAGGACAGCAATTGAACAAATTTGCATTGATGTGATGCATTTGTGTCAACGTTCTGTTGGAACTCGCGGCTTACTACCACCAAACCCGATGGAACGAATTATCCGAGATTTGACTCTATATCTGCGTCAACCTGCCTTTGATGCGGCTTTGGCAAATGTCGGGCAATATGTCTTGCATGAAAGTAATCCGGCTTCAATGCTTTGGAATGATGAATGA
- a CDS encoding PIG-L deacetylase family protein, translated as MMNEFGLIALPLDNPNVLPWRSVDEIACSSALIVAPHPDDETLGCGGAIALLRSLNCHLQVLVISDGTLSHPHSQKYPADKLRTLREAETLSALKLLGVEVNDVTFCRIQDGSIPTQYQTAIASCGAYITEIAPQIIFLPWRYDPHADHRATWKLIHTVLDDLRLSPRLIEYPIWDWDSDQRESLPGDIDVTTWRLNISAVVELKQQAIAAYRSQTTDLIDDDPEGFRLTPEMLANFTHPWEVYIEENR; from the coding sequence ATGATGAATGAATTTGGCTTGATTGCATTACCACTAGACAATCCTAATGTTTTGCCCTGGCGTTCAGTTGACGAGATCGCTTGTAGTTCGGCGCTAATCGTTGCACCCCATCCAGATGATGAGACATTAGGTTGTGGGGGTGCGATCGCTCTGTTACGGTCTTTAAATTGTCACCTGCAAGTGTTAGTCATCAGTGATGGTACTCTTTCACACCCTCATTCCCAGAAATATCCCGCAGATAAACTCCGAACTCTGCGGGAAGCAGAAACGCTATCAGCATTAAAATTGCTGGGTGTAGAGGTTAATGATGTCACCTTCTGTAGAATACAGGATGGATCAATACCAACACAGTATCAAACTGCAATAGCTAGTTGTGGTGCTTACATCACAGAAATCGCCCCACAAATTATCTTTTTACCCTGGCGATATGACCCTCATGCAGACCACCGAGCGACGTGGAAGTTAATTCACACAGTGCTAGATGACTTGCGCTTATCCCCCCGATTGATTGAGTATCCGATTTGGGATTGGGACTCAGACCAACGAGAGAGTCTACCAGGAGATATTGATGTGACAACCTGGCGGTTGAATATTAGCGCAGTGGTGGAGTTAAAACAGCAAGCGATCGCTGCTTATCGTTCCCAAACTACAGACTTAATTGATGACGATCCAGAAGGCTTTCGCCTAACTCCCGAAATGTTAGCAAACTTTACTCATCCTTGGGAAGTTTATATAGAGGAAAACCGATGA
- a CDS encoding class I SAM-dependent DNA methyltransferase, with protein sequence MNPLQSNSLPPSYFDKLYSENPDPWKFETSVYEANKYAATIAALPKERYRSAFEIGGSIGVLTEKLQERCDSLLSVDVSKLAQDRAKERCQHLSNIKFQIMRVPEQYPDEIFDLTLVSEVGYYWSWEDLKKSQQCILEHLEPGGHLLLVHWTLYARDYPLSGDEVHDSFLELTPNKLRHLKGQRDEEYRLDLFERV encoded by the coding sequence ATGAACCCGTTACAATCTAATTCCCTACCACCCAGTTACTTTGATAAACTCTACAGCGAAAATCCTGACCCGTGGAAATTTGAGACAAGTGTTTACGAAGCTAACAAATATGCTGCCACAATCGCAGCTTTACCCAAAGAGCGCTATCGGTCTGCCTTTGAAATCGGTGGTTCCATTGGCGTTTTAACTGAAAAACTGCAAGAACGTTGTGACTCACTGCTCTCAGTTGATGTCTCAAAACTGGCGCAGGATAGAGCAAAAGAGCGCTGTCAGCATCTCTCCAATATCAAGTTCCAGATTATGCGTGTCCCAGAGCAATATCCTGATGAAATCTTTGATTTGACCCTAGTCTCAGAAGTTGGCTATTACTGGAGTTGGGAAGACCTGAAAAAATCCCAACAGTGCATTCTGGAACACCTGGAACCTGGAGGACATCTACTTTTAGTTCATTGGACACTCTATGCCCGTGATTATCCATTGAGTGGGGATGAAGTTCATGACTCGTTTTTGGAGTTGACCCCAAATAAACTGCGGCATTTAAAAGGTCAACGGGATGAAGAATATCGACTTGATTTATTCGAGCGAGTGTAA